In Papaver somniferum cultivar HN1 unplaced genomic scaffold, ASM357369v1 unplaced-scaffold_117, whole genome shotgun sequence, the DNA window AAAACTAACATCTAATGAGGTTTTTTCATGCATATTTGAATTGATACCGAGTAGTAGTATTTGTTTCTGGATCGATAGACACATAACAATATTCCTATCCAATCTGTGTGAGTTTTTACCTCAGCAACTCTAACAAGCCGAAACTTGCATCGATTGCAGTCTATAAGATCAGagttctcttgaagttctcctTTCTTGCAAATGGGGCACCAAATCACTCTCTCGCGTACCTAACACTCGCATAGGATCAAATCATTTAACAAGGGATGCATACAtagcagaaaagttttctcttTTATATCATCATACCTGATCATTGCTGAGCTGCAAACGCTCAAAAACTGCTTGAGCCAAATAattatcttcttcctcctcccaaGTTCTTATACATTCTGCTTGTTCGGCAATGTCTAGCACAGTCATCCGGAAATAAGTAAGAAAAAAGGACCAAGAGCTACTTCGCACAACAATATCGGATTCCAAAACCCTATACCTCTCTAATCCAAGATCACCGATATTTTAAGTAATAAAGCCATAAAGGTATCTAATTTTACCTGTTCTACTTTGCTGAACTCTAAGATCGTCGTAGAAAATCCTTTGCATTTCTATCATTATCTCCTCACACTCACTTTCAGTTGCTTTAGTCGTGCAGTTACCATCatattcccatattgcatcatccaGCATAGCGTCGTCGGATGTTAAGGTATCACGAGTACAGTTATCTGAAGACGAGTCCTtcattttcttcagctcttccgaGACTATATCTCGAAAAGTAGGGTCTATAATATTCTGTAATTATGCAATGTGTAATTCAGATTAGATCACAACTCCAGACGCTAAAATATAATCATTGCATCAAAAAgactttgaaataaaggaataaAATTAGATGTGCAGTTATTCTCTAGTTCACAGATAGTACTCTATTCTATTATGTTATGTTGCACTCTACTTGTTTACTGGAACCTCGAGTTAGATTAACTGTGAACTCAAGTGACAGTGGTTTATAACTTGAGATTGAGTTTAAATGAGCACGTTTCCAAGATTTCTCATTTCAGGTATGAAGTTACACTATCACCAGCATAAAAAGCCACATCAATATGCTACAAGCCAGACAGGGGATTTGTTAATTAGTAAGCGAATCCTGCTCCATTGTTTTCACGGTACTTAACTTATGTACTTAATTCTCTGCAAAATCACATTCTCGTAAAACATTTCATGGTATTCATGGACTAATTGAATCAGTTTAACACTTGGAAGAATCGAGTTACAATTTGAAATTAATAAATAGGACTTGTAGAATTGACTTATTCCAACAAGGAAACAACACTATACAAAATTTATTAAAACTATTCAGTACACAATTGCATATAGAGCACTCAGGGAATTGCCTGTTTTCCACAGAATGTTTATCCTTTTACATGGTAACTCACTCATTCTCAGAATGAAACAAGTAAAGTATGATTTCAGTGAAACCGATAAACAGACTTCCAAATCAGAGGATTTTCGATCCATGTGAGCTTCAAAATTGTACTTTTCCAAAGGCTAACAAACAAGGAATAGATAAAGAATTCTCTAAG includes these proteins:
- the LOC113330107 gene encoding uncharacterized protein LOC113330107 isoform X1 produces the protein MAGMENHRHTRTNIKSNQNNWKQKLREKCLKRIQEDRNHLLWKMRLPSSSSSSETTPSVNQKNIIDPTFRDIVSEELKKMKDSSSDNCTRDTLTSDDAMLDDAIWEYDGNCTTKATESECEEIMIEMQRIFYDDLRVQQSRTDIAEQAECIRTWEEEEDNYLAQAVFERLQLSNDQVRERVIWCPICKKGELQENSDLIDCNRCKFRLVRVAEVDLEYLRLRLAEAHSEHLDRGCRMTPKFCMETRFNLTALYIQCQSCNTFEIVI